The stretch of DNA AGCTCGGGGCAGGCGTGTCAGGGTGTTCTGAAGGACGGTGAGCCCCACAGACACCAGGGAGTGTGGGCAAGCGGTCCAGGGgcctctcctggctcctctgtgggGGCTGGACACGCCCAGAGAGGTCTCCCTGTTACAGAGTCCACCCTCCTGCTGCTCGCTGCGTGACAGGCCAGCAAATCGAGGGATTGGTTGCTGGGGCCAGGAGTAGCCCCTCTGCTTGGACAGCCAGTAGACCGAGAATGTGGTCGACTAGCATCCCCAAGACTCACCTTGCCCAAGTTGGAGTCCAGTTTCTTCTAGAAGGGCAGGGGCCGGGCTGGTTGATGCCTGCTTCTTGGCGCCGGGGTCCCTGGTTCTGGCCATCGTCTGCATGTCCAGTGCCACCTCCAACAAGACAatcattatttttctgttctgcaaCCTTTTATCTCAAGATGAATGGAAATGAGTTACACCTTCAAAGGCCAAAGCCGGGAGAAGGCGTATTCCAGCATATTCCAGGCGACAGGCAGCGTTCTTTTACAGAAGGTGCTGAGCCAGCGTGACTCAGCGCGGGTCACGGCACCAGGGCTGGCGCTGCGGGAACAGGCCCAGTGCACCGAGTCCGGCTTGCTCGTCCTGCTCCGCACGcaggcctgggggcgggggtctCTCTCCGCCTGTGCGGGGGCCTGGGACGCCTCCCGGAGGGGCCCCTCCTGCATTAGGGGCTGCCCTTCGTGCCCTCACTGAGCCATCTGGCTCTTCTGAACGAGGAAGAAGGGgaacggggtgggggggtggtgtttGGGAAAACCCGGGGACAAATGCGGTCCCACGTGGACACTGGAGACCCCGGTGTGAGGAGCGCTGTCTTGCTGCCGTCTGTGGTGGGCCTCTCGCATCCAGGGCTTCTGGCGATCTGAcctgaaagaatgaagggagacAAGTGGGATGgaatttcagttctttggggcttTGACGCATCAGGGTTTTGGGtctgccccgccccctccctgctccgccctcctccccaccttcatCTGGCCTcaccccctccctttccccatcACCCCTCTCCTGCTGTGTCTGCAGTTCGGAGTAAAAGTGGGAGTTGAGATGGGGGCAGGGTGTCATCTTGGCCTCTGACACGAACGAGGCTCCACCACCCAGCAAATCAGACCACGCTGTTATGAAACCAAGAAATCTTACATAAGAAAACGCTGTGCTTTCCCTTTTTCTAAACAAACAGGGGGATTTTTGTGGCTTCACGTGTGCAGAGAGTTTAATCGCCCTGAGTGTCATTACGGGTGTCTGTCAGCCACATAACTGAGGCCTCCACTCGGGGTTGTGCGGAATGCGCCGGGGGTCAGGGGGAACCCAGGCCAGGACAGGAAGGGGAACTGGAATGGGGCTGGGGACCCCCTGGAAAGTCACAGCAGAAGCCCTTGGGGGTGCCAACCCTCCCCAGAGGACCAGAGAGGAGGGCTGCCCAGGGGAGAGCCATGCTGTGTTCTGGCTGTGACTGCCCAGCTCAGAAAACACCCTGAAaactgaaaaggcaaagagaaccTCGGGCTGGGTGAGGCTTTCAGTGGGCACAGCCGGGGCTGGGCTCCTGGGGTCCGGCACTGTGTCCTGGCATCTGGTCCTCCCGGAACCTCTGTCCCCCTTGGGGGCTGCCCCCGGGGCTCCTGCCGCCCTGATGGGTGCctgtgggcaggggagggagggagaggaggtgtgaGGGGCCGGGACCTCTCCCCCCGCTGCCACCGCCCGCTCCGGGCAGGGGGGACACAGGCTTCAGGGCGGGCCCGCCCGCGGTGGGGAGACATGCCTGCCTGCTTTGCGTGTGGTGGGCACAGGAGCAGCCAGCTTGGCTCGAAAGCTGAGTTGCCCTCCTTTCCCACAGGAGAGCGCGTTTCCTTAGTGTGTGGGTTCTGAGCTCCTCCCCTGGGAGGCCTGCAGCCTGGGGCGGTGGTCTCggaggcagggcagggcctggggctctgggagctgggtgtgcccccgggggtggggtgggggcaggccagGGAGGCAGACGGCCCCGCCGGGAGGGAGTCCCGACCCTGTCATCCAGAAGCCAGACGCTGGTGGGAGCGTTTCATCTAAGCACCCCGGAGTAAGATGCAGGAATAGGGAGCCCCCCGCCGCCCATGAGGAGGAGAGCGGGGCGCGGGTGTCCCCCTTGTTTTGTGGGCTCACTGCGGTGCGTGGACGTGATTGTGCAGGAACTGCTGGCATGGGGACCGGCCGTCACCCCGCCTCTGCACAGCAGGGTCTCCATCTGGTTCAGCTGCAGCCACACCGACACTTGGGGTCACGATTCCATCCGTGGTCCCTCCCGGGGGTCCCTTGTGCATGGTCGGGGGTGCCTCCAGACAGGAGAGATAACCAGCCGCTTCCTCTCCCCTCGCAGGACGGGAGCAGTTCCACGGCCTGGGCTCCATGTACTGCCGGGGGGCGGCTGCAGTCATCCTCACCTACGACGTGAACCACGCCCAGAGCCTGCTGGAGCTGGAGGACCGGTTCCTGGGCCTGACGGACACGGCCAGCGCCGACTGCCTGTTCGCTGTCGTGGGCAACAAGGTGGACTTGAGCGAGGAGGCGCCCGGCGAGGGCGGCCAGGGAGGAGGACATGACCCCGGGCAGGCGGGTGGGGGCTGCGGCAGCTCCAAGCAGGTGCAACTGGAGGACGCGATGGCCTTTTACAAGAAGATCCTCAAGTACAAGATGCTGGACGAGAAGGACGTGCCGGCCGCCGAGCAGATGTGCTTCGAGACAAGCGCCAAAACTGGCAAGAACGTGGACCTGCTGTTTGAAACGGTGTTCGACATGGTGGTGCCCGTGATAATGCGGCAGAGGGCCCAGGCCCCGCCACAGACGGTGGACATCGCCAGCGCCCCGCCGCCCGCACGGACCAGATCTGGGTGCTGCTCTTGACGCGCCCCGGCCCGGTCCTGGGGACCCGGGTGGGCTGAGGAGCCGATCGGGGTCACTCTGTAGGACTGCACGTGGAGGAGGAGCCGGGAGGAAGTGCCAGCCAGTCCCCAAGACAAGAGCCGTGTGACGCGACCCCCACGTCCATTGCTGCCCCGGGATGTGGGCAGCAGACGGATCGTCCGGAGGAGCCACCTGCAGAGCCAGGCTCCTGGAGACCAGCATCCCCTCGCTGCCCCGTCCTGACACCGGGCCCCTGTCTCTGCACATGCGTGACTCTCCAGGGTTCCTCTTCACTGTGATTTACCTTTGATCCAGCCATTTGGTACTTGTCTCTTGATGCCTCGTAATGATTCTTGACAAatgttaatttatataaaatcagGAATCGCTGTTTTTATATTGTTTGCAGCATTGTGAGccactttattattaaaaattattttaagaagaacCTTGGTTTAGACCTTATTTGTGCCCCCATGGGCTTTAATGTCTGTTACACGGACTTGCAGTTTCTCACGTGGACTGTGGGTGAAGCATGACCTCACACTTTTGCAGCATCTGGGACCAAATTCTTAGCCCAGGTCTTCACTGGGCttttcagtaaagaatctgcctgccaatgcaggatggcccaggttcgatccctgggtggggaagatcccctggaggagaaaatggcagcccactccaggattcttgcctggagaatcccatggacagaagagcctggtgggctacaggtcatggggtcacagagagtcagacatgacttgtgactaaacaacaacaatgggccCTCATTGCTTCTGCAGCTGACCCCAGGCCGGTGTCCAGGAGGGTAGCTGATCTGCACTTCCCCAGGCCGGTGTCCAGGAGGCACCGACACAAGACCCCCCTACACACTCAGGAGTCGCCATATCCATGATTTTTCttctccactaaaaaaaaaaaaaaaaaatcaatacactgTCACTCATTTCAAACTTAGTACTCAAACCACCTTGGGAAAGGTAAATTGTCCGCTTACACATGTTTTCTCCCTCTGTTCAGATCGTAGGACTAGGAGCCATGGATTCTGCCCTCTTGGCCAGATAAACCGCATCCAttgttataaataaagttttattggcactcAGCCTGTTTGTTTTATATGCTCTCAGAGGCTGCAAGGACCAAGCTGAGAATTTTAAGCAGAGATTCTGTCCACCACGAGCCCACAGGAGTCGCTCTCCGGCCCTTAACAGAAAATGTTTGCCCATCCCTGTGTTTAATGCCTTGTTATCCAACAGAAATATAACACAGATCACATATGTAGTTCTAAATGATTTAGTAGCCatattaaaaattgaaacaatTCCAGTAATATATTTTAGCCCAGTAGATGCAAAATAGTATGATTTCAACATATGCCCCGACACTAAGGTCActctggcggctcagatggtaaagaatccgcctgcgatgcaggagacgtgggtctgatccctggggtgggaagatcccctggagaggggcatggcaacccactccagtattctggcctggagaatcccagggacagaggagcctggtgggctacggtccacggggttgcaaagagtcgcagtgactgagcaactaagcacagcacagggctcCTTGCTGGGGCTGCTTGGGTGATGGCTGTGTGAGCTTAGGACACGTCTATCTTTTGCTGCATGAAATCCTTACAAATTCCAGATATTTATATCGGCTCGTATGCCTAGTTGTCTAGAAGACACAAGTTCCAATAATAGAAGCAAAACTGAAGCCTCTGTCTCTGCTGACCTCTGCGCAGGTTGCCTGGGCAGTTGCTGAATCTGAAACCGCCTTTCCAGGGGTGATGGGTGGTCAGCTTTGTTCTTAGGAGATGCCAAGAGAGGGAGGCTGTGAGAACacagcttttgttttcttgtggaagtgaaagtgttagtcactcagtcgtgtccggctctttggaacctcgtggactgtaccccacgaggttcctctgtccatgggatttctcaggcaagaatcctggagtgggttgccatttctttctccaggggatctttctgacccagagattgaacccaggtttcctgcattgcatgcagactcTTCACAACATCGGAGAACTGTAGCCCATTCCAAAGAGAAAAGGGGTCAATTCGGTTACTTTTCATTGACATAGATTAGTTTCCCATTTAGTGGGTGGAAggtgtatttatttttccataaagtGTGTCTCTGCTAAGGAGAGCTCTGGGAGACCCAGAAGCCCATCATGAAGACTGTGGAGGGAAGCGTCCTATGAAGTCACTTCTGTCTCTGAGGTCAGGGTGGCTGAGTTCTCATGGCCCTTTCCTCCTGCACTGTCTCGCTCTGAGCATCCCCAGCTCGTGCCCTTGAATGACCCCTGTCCCAGAGGATGGCCCAGGATGGCACCTTCTCCATCAACAGCGTGTGAGCCTTGCACCCTCATGGCGGCCCTGAAGAGTAGGCTGCGCTCTGGGCTCTGTCCCAAGGGGACCCCAGGTGCCGGCCTGGGCTCTCACCAGGGGGACTGTCCCGGGGTCTGAGCCCACGCACGGGCTTCTGGCTGTGACCTCTCGGGGACCAGTTCCTGACCAAGAGGTTTCAGCTCCTCTAGTGAGCCAGCTGGTGGAAAAGGAGGAGGTCCTCAGCTGCGACCCCAAatgttccttcctttcttcccttgttCAGATGCAGATGCTCTGGGACTGGGAGGCTGCAGACAGCCCTGGGTTTACCTTCTGAGTTTTCCCTCAAGTGTCCCCGGAAACCTCCTTCTTAATGGTAGCTCCAGGTCGGGTTTTTCCTAGGGCCCTTGAGGCGTCCTTCACGGGAAgcttcagtgcagttcagttcattcacccagtcgtgtctgactctttgagaccccatggactgcagcatgccaagcctccctggccatcaccaactcccagagtttactcaaactcatgtctattgagtcagtgatgccatccaaccatctcatcctctgttgtccccttctcctcccaccttcaatctttcccagcatcagagtcttttccaatgagtcagctcttcgcatcaggtggccaaagtattggagtttcagcttcaacatcagtccttccaatgaatattcaggacagagactggttggacctccttgcagtccaagggacactcaagagtcttctccaacaccacagttcaaaagcatcaattctttggcactcagcttctgtatagttcaactctcacatccaaacatgaccactggaaaaagtatagctttgactagaggatGCTTATGTtgtaatctgggcttcccaggtgggcctagtggtaaagaacctgcctaccaatgcaggagacataagagactcaggttcaatccctgggttgggaagaccccctggaggagggcatgcaacccactccagtattcttgcctggagaatcccatggacagaggagcctggcgggctgcagtccatatggccgccaggagtcggacacgactgcgctgacttagcacgcacactcGCATGTTGTAACCTGGGTGCTGGAAACATGGGTCTCCCTTTTCACAGGCTGCGAGGCTGGGATCTTACAAGAGCACTTTGGTCATTTCTGAACCTGCCCTCCTGGTGGAATCGGCGCTGCCTGCTGTTCTAGGAACACTTCCTGCAGACGTCTGGCAGCTCTGCCTCCAGCGAGGTCTCCCTCTGGCCGAGGCGAGCGGGGCTCAGAGCCCGTGATGCCATGGGCAGTGGATCGGAGATGGTCCTGTCCTCCAGAGGGAAGGGGCTGGACTGACCTGTGCT from Bubalus bubalis isolate 160015118507 breed Murrah chromosome 13, NDDB_SH_1, whole genome shotgun sequence encodes:
- the RAB20 gene encoding ras-related protein Rab-20 isoform X1; protein product: MWSTSIPKTHLAQVGVQFLLEGQGPGWLMPASWRRGPWFWPSSACPVPPPTRQSLFFCSATFYLKMNGNELHLQRPKPGEGVFQHIPGDRQRSFTEGREQFHGLGSMYCRGAAAVILTYDVNHAQSLLELEDRFLGLTDTASADCLFAVVGNKVDLSEEAPGEGGQGGGHDPGQAGGGCGSSKQVQLEDAMAFYKKILKYKMLDEKDVPAAEQMCFETSAKTGKNVDLLFETVFDMVVPVIMRQRAQAPPQTVDIASAPPPARTRSGCCS
- the RAB20 gene encoding ras-related protein Rab-20 isoform X4 yields the protein MLRWRLQGTETRCLVGLEAGRLKSGREQFHGLGSMYCRGAAAVILTYDVNHAQSLLELEDRFLGLTDTASADCLFAVVGNKVDLSEEAPGEGGQGGGHDPGQAGGGCGSSKQVQLEDAMAFYKKILKYKMLDEKDVPAAEQMCFETSAKTGKNVDLLFETVFDMVVPVIMRQRAQAPPQTVDIASAPPPARTRSGCCS
- the RAB20 gene encoding ras-related protein Rab-20 isoform X3, whose amino-acid sequence is MLRWRLQGTETRCLVGLEAGRLKSGGQGLLCLKAPPPPASGREQFHGLGSMYCRGAAAVILTYDVNHAQSLLELEDRFLGLTDTASADCLFAVVGNKVDLSEEAPGEGGQGGGHDPGQAGGGCGSSKQVQLEDAMAFYKKILKYKMLDEKDVPAAEQMCFETSAKTGKNVDLLFETVFDMVVPVIMRQRAQAPPQTVDIASAPPPARTRSGCCS
- the RAB20 gene encoding ras-related protein Rab-20 isoform X2, with product MRKPDGKIVLLGDMNVGKTSLLQRYMERRFPDTVSTVGGAFYLKQWRSYNISIWDTAGREQFHGLGSMYCRGAAAVILTYDVNHAQSLLELEDRFLGLTDTASADCLFAVVGNKVDLSEEAPGEGGQGGGHDPGQAGGGCGSSKQVQLEDAMAFYKKILKYKMLDEKDVPAAEQMCFETSAKTGKNVDLLFETVFDMVVPVIMRQRAQAPPQTVDIASAPPPARTRSGCCS